The DNA region TCGGCGCGGATCGACGCGTCGTCGTAGTCGTAGAACGCGTCCTGGAGGCCGGCCGCGGTCTCCGTGGGCTCGGTGTTCTGGCTCGCCGCGGGGGGCGGAGGCGGAGGCGCCTCGGTGGTCTCGGTCGGCGGCGGCGGCGAAGGAGGCGTCTCGACTTGCGCCTGCTTCCGGGAGGAGCAGCCGAGGGTCGCCAGTGACGCGGCGAGGATCATCGCGAACGCGATCGTCACAATCCTGGGACGGCTCATGGTCGGTTCCCCCATGGGTTCAACTTCGTTGGGCCACAACGACTTCCACTCATTGCACGCTAGCACAGCACCCCCCCAGGGTCAACCCGTCCCGGCCGCTTTGGCCGTGGGCGAGCGCCTCCGGGGCCTGGGCCCGGTGGCCGGGTTGAAGGTCTCGTCTCCCCGGGTGAGCTGGGTCACGTCGCTCCCGTCGGTATTCATCATGTAGATCTGCCGGCGTCCCGAGCGAGTGGAGCTGAAGTAGATCTTCCTTCCGTCCGCGGACCACCGGGGGTTCTCGTTGTGGCCCGCCTGGAACGTGATCTGGACCGGGCTCCTCCCGTTCGCGTCCATCACGATCACGTCGAAGATCGCGTCGTGCCTCGACGCGTAGACGATCTTGTCCCCCTTGGGGGACCACTGCGGCGAATCGTTGTACTTGCCCTCCAGCGTGAGAAGCCTCTGGTTCGACCCCTCCACGTCCATCACGTACACCTGGGGCGAACCGGAACGGTCCGACGTGAAGACGAGCTCGCGCCCCGTGGGGCTGAAGGACGGCGACGAATCGATGCGCTGGTTCCGCGTGAGCCTCCGCGCGGTCTGCGCGTCGCGGCTGATCATGTAGATCTCCGCGTTTCCGTCGCGTGTCAGCGTGCACGCGATCCACTTCCCGTCGGGGGAGTACGAAGGAGCCGTGTTGAGACCGGGCCGGGTCGAGAACGGGTACGAGGCGCCGCGCGAGAAGTCGAAGAGATAGAGATCGGGATTCCCGCGCTTGTACGTCGTGAACGCCACCTCGCTGCCCCACGGCGCCCACACGGGCGAGAGCGCGATGCTGCGGTCGTGCGTGAGCTGGCGCGCGTTCTCGCCGTCGTAGTCCGCGATCCACACCTCCTTGTACTTCCCGGAGTGGCGGACGAACGCGATCTTCGTCTCCGCGATGCCGCGGTCGCCCGTGAGGGCCTCGAGCACGTCGTCGTTGAACCGGTGCATCGTCGCGCGGAGCTCGGTGCGCGCGAACGGATAGATGCGCTGGAACACCTGCTCCCCGGTGCCCACGTCGTAGACCGTGCCGGTGAACTTGAGCCCCGACCCCGAGGTCTCCACCAGGCCCTCCACCCGCACGGTCCCCTGCTGCGCGGGGTCGGGCTCGAGCTTCCCCTCGAGCGCCTCGACGTCACGCACGGTGAAGACGCCCGAGAGCTCGAAGTCATGGCGCGCGACGTCGCGCGCTCCGTTCGCCATGTTCCCCGCCCCGGAGCCGCCGCGGAAGCGCGCGAGGAGGAGCGGCGACTTCACGTTCCCCGTCGCCTTGATGTTCAGGTCGACGTCCGTTTGCGTGCGTCCCGGCCGCGACGGCAGGAGCGCCACGAGCGCGAGGAGCACGATCAGCCAGGGCCGTGCCCTGCGGTTATTGCTGGTACTCGAACCCAAAGTGAACCCCCAGGTAGCTATCCGTGTACCCCGCCGGAAGCGGCGGGAGCGGTGTGGCGGCGAGCAAGGCGCGCATCGCCGTCTGATCGAAGAACGCGTGGCCGGACGAGGATTCGATTCGCTGCAGCGTGACCGAACCGTCGCGCTGGATGCGGAAGTACAGCTTGGCTTTCGCGTCACTCACCCCCGGCGGAGGCACCCATCGCGAGCCGATCTTGTTCCGGATCATGGCCAGGTACGCCGAGAACCGGAAGTCGCCGTCCGTCGCGACGCTCGTGATGCGCGACGAGTCCGCGGAATACCATCGCGGCGAGAGATCGCCCGCGGCGGTCGGCGCGACCGTGCGCGGCGACGTCTTCGCCTCCTCGGTCGCGGTCTTCTTGGTCGGCCCGCGCTCCTCGCGCACGACGACCTGCGCTCCCGGAGTGTAGCGCTTGATCAGGGCCGGCTTCGGACGCGCGCGCGATGCCTCGGGCGGCTCGGTCACGGCTTCCGCGGGCGGAAACGTGCGGAGCGGGGCGAGGCGGACGAGCTGCTGCCGCGCCCGCGGCGCGCCGCCCGACTCGGGAAGCGCGACCTGGATCGGCACCCGCGTCTTCGTGATGAAGAAGGCGAGCAGCGCGGCGTGGATCAGGCACGAGGCCGCGAGGAAGATCGCGGTCGTGCGCTCGTCCGGCGGCGCGGCTCCCCGCCGCAGCACGCTTGGCTTTTCGAGCACCTGCATGGAGGCGGGTCCGTCAAGCCGCTTCGGGCTCCTGTTCCAGCCGGAGCGCGTCGTGGAGCGATCGGACGGCTCGCTCGACGTCGGCCTTCCGGACGATGCAGGTGATCGTGATGGATGAAGTGCTGATGATCTCAATGTTCACCCCCGCCTGTGCCAGCGCCGCGAACACCTCGCCCGCGGTGCCTGGAGACGTGGCAAGCCCTTCGCCGACGACCGACAGGATCGCCACGTCGGGGTCGTACACGAACGCGCGCGCGCCGAGCCGCTGCCGCAGCTCCTCGACGATCGGGAGCGCCGTCCGCACGTCGTGCGAGCCCACCGCGAACGTGACGTCGTTCTTCGCGTCGGACCCGCTCGCCTGGACGATCATCCGGACGTTCACCCCGTGCCCTCCCAGCGCGCGGAAGATCTCCGCCGCGACCCCCGGCCGGTCGGGGACGCCCAGGAGCGCCACCTTGGCCACGTCGGGATCGTGCGCGATGCCGCGGATCACCACCTGTTCCATCGAGCCGCCCTTTCCGATACGAGAACCTTCGTTGCCGTTGAAGCTCGACCGCACGTGAACCGGCACCCGGAACCGCCGCGCGATCTCGACCGACCGGTTGTGGAGCACCTTCGCCCCCAGGGAGGCGAGCTCCAGCATCTCGTCATAGGAGAGCCCGGGGAGCTTTCTCGCGCCGGGCACGATCCGTGGATCCGCCGTGTAGACCCCGTCCACGTCGGTGTAGATCTCGCATTCCTCTGCGCCCAGGGCCGCGGCCAGGGCGACCGCGGTCGTGTCGGAGCCTCCCCTCCCCAGCGTCGTCACCTCCCGGTCCCGGCTAACTCCTTGGAACCCCGCAACGATGACGACTCTCCCGCGGGAGAGCTCCTCCCGTATTCGATCGGCCTTTACCTCCAAAATCTTAGCGCGGGTGTGGGAGGTGTCGGTGACGATTCCGCTCTGGGACCCCGTGAACGAGACCGCCTCGAGCCCGCGGTCGTTCACAGCCATCGCCACGAGCGCCATGGAGATACGCTCGCCGGC from Candidatus Eisenbacteria bacterium includes:
- the tolB gene encoding Tol-Pal system beta propeller repeat protein TolB, which gives rise to MLLALVALLPSRPGRTQTDVDLNIKATGNVKSPLLLARFRGGSGAGNMANGARDVARHDFELSGVFTVRDVEALEGKLEPDPAQQGTVRVEGLVETSGSGLKFTGTVYDVGTGEQVFQRIYPFARTELRATMHRFNDDVLEALTGDRGIAETKIAFVRHSGKYKEVWIADYDGENARQLTHDRSIALSPVWAPWGSEVAFTTYKRGNPDLYLFDFSRGASYPFSTRPGLNTAPSYSPDGKWIACTLTRDGNAEIYMISRDAQTARRLTRNQRIDSSPSFSPTGRELVFTSDRSGSPQVYVMDVEGSNQRLLTLEGKYNDSPQWSPKGDKIVYASRHDAIFDVIVMDANGRSPVQITFQAGHNENPRWSADGRKIYFSSTRSGRRQIYMMNTDGSDVTQLTRGDETFNPATGPRPRRRSPTAKAAGTG
- a CDS encoding TonB family protein, which encodes MQVLEKPSVLRRGAAPPDERTTAIFLAASCLIHAALLAFFITKTRVPIQVALPESGGAPRARQQLVRLAPLRTFPPAEAVTEPPEASRARPKPALIKRYTPGAQVVVREERGPTKKTATEEAKTSPRTVAPTAAGDLSPRWYSADSSRITSVATDGDFRFSAYLAMIRNKIGSRWVPPPGVSDAKAKLYFRIQRDGSVTLQRIESSSGHAFFDQTAMRALLAATPLPPLPAGYTDSYLGVHFGFEYQQ
- a CDS encoding aspartate kinase, which produces MPLLVQKYGGTSVGSPERIQKVAERIAATRRAGTDLVVVVSAMGDTTDDLLDLAQKVSTRSHPRELDMLLTAGERISMALVAMAVNDRGLEAVSFTGSQSGIVTDTSHTRAKILEVKADRIREELSRGRVVIVAGFQGVSRDREVTTLGRGGSDTTAVALAAALGAEECEIYTDVDGVYTADPRIVPGARKLPGLSYDEMLELASLGAKVLHNRSVEIARRFRVPVHVRSSFNGNEGSRIGKGGSMEQVVIRGIAHDPDVAKVALLGVPDRPGVAAEIFRALGGHGVNVRMIVQASGSDAKNDVTFAVGSHDVRTALPIVEELRQRLGARAFVYDPDVAILSVVGEGLATSPGTAGEVFAALAQAGVNIEIISTSSITITCIVRKADVERAVRSLHDALRLEQEPEAA